A stretch of DNA from Saccharospirillum mangrovi:
TTTGCCGTCTTCCCGTCAATCATTCTGGTCGCGACGTTATTGCGTCTGGCACTGAACGTTGCTTCTACCCGGGTGGTGTTGCTGTACGGTCACGAAGGCGGCGACGCGGCGGGGCAGGTGATTGAGGCTTTCGGTGAAGTATTGATCGGCGGTAACTACGCGGTCGGTTTCATCGTCTTCGCCATCTTGATGATCATTAACTTTGTCGTGGTTACCAAGGGCGCCGGTCGGGTTTCGGAAGTCAGCGCGCGTTTCACCCTGGACGCCATGCCCGGCAAGCAGATGGCGATTGACGCCGATCTCAACGCCGGCCTGATTGACGCCGAAACCGCCAAAACCCGACGCGCTGAAATTGCCCAGGAAGCCGACTTCTATGGCTCAATGGACGGTGCGTCAAAATTCGTTCGCGGTGACGCCGTTGCCGGCATTCTGATTCTGGCGATCAACATTTTCGGCGGTCTGGCCATCGGCATGCTGCAACACGGGCTGGAGTTTGGTCAGGCGGTGGAACGCTACGCGCTGCTGACCATCGGTGACGGCCTGGTCGCGCAGATTCCTTCGCTGCTGTTGTCGGTTGCGGCCGCCATCATGGTGACGCGTAACTCCAACAGCCAGGAAATGGGCGAGCAGATTCTGCATCAGATGTTCTCCACGCCGCGTGCGTTGAGTGTCGCCGCCTTCCTGATTTTTGTAATGGGCATCCTGCCGGGAATGCCGCACTTCGTATTTTTGACGCTGGCCTTTATCTGCATGATCGGCGCTTTGGTGATTTTGTACCGTCAGAAAGTCGCCGCTGGGGAATCTTTCTTTCCGGGTGTGCCGCCAGCCAGCGCTGGCAGCAGTCCGACTTCACGCGCGAAAGGCGGCAGCGTTGAGCCGGGTGCGCCGCCCGTGGCGAACGTTGAAAGCGACACCAAGGAACTCAGTTGGGACGATGTACAGCCGGTCGATATTGTCGGTCTGGAAGTCGGCTACCGGCTGATTCCTCTGGTTGATCGTTCGCAAGGCGGCCAGTTGCTGGGGCGTATTAAAGGCATTCGCAAAAAGCTGTCGCAGGACTTGGGATTTCTGGTGCCATCGATTCACATCCGCGACAACCTGGATTTGATGCCCAATGCCTACCGTTTGACGCTGATGGGCGTCGGCATTGCCGAGGCCGAGGTGTATCCGGATCGCGATATGGCGATCAATCCCGGCCAGGTGTTTGGCTCGCTTGATGGCATCAAAACCAAAGACCCGGCTTTTGGTCTGGAAGCGGTGTGGATTGAATCGACCCTGCGCGACCGCGCTCAGACCTTGGGTTACACCGTGGTCGATGCCAGCACAGTCGTTGCCACGCACGTAAACCATCTGTTGCATCAGCACGCCTATGAATTGCTGGGCCACGAAGAAGCGCAGCAGATGCTCGACATTCTGTCGAAGAAATCGCCCAAGCTGGCTGACGAGCTGGTGCCGAATACGCTGTCGCTCAGTCAGTTGTTGAAAGTGTTGCAGAACCTGCTGATGGAAGAGGTGTCGGTACGCGACTTGCGAACCATTGCGGAGTCGCTGACCAACTTGCAACCGAAGAGTCAGGACATTGGCGTGCTGACCGGCGCTGCGCGCATGGGACTGTCGCGCATGATCGTTCAGGGCATCGTCGGCAACGATAAAGAGATCCCGGTGATCACTTTGGATCGCGGGTTGGAACAGTTGTTGCAGAAGACTGTTCAACAGGCCGGAAGTGATGGAAATCTTGACGGTGTGACCTTGGAGCCAGGTATGGCCGAGCGACTGCAGCAATCGTTGCAGGAAACCTCGCAACGGCTGGAAGGCGAGGGCAAGCCCTCCATTCTGCTGGTCTCCGGTGGCATCCGCATGCTGTTGGCGCGCTTTGTCCGCCACGGCTTGCCAGGGCTGAAAGTGCTTAGTTTCCAGGAAATACCGGACAACAAACATATAACGATCGTGGCCACGGTTGGCGGTCAGTGAGGAAGAGTCGATGAAAGTGAAACGCTTTGTCGTTGCCAGCATGCAGGTTGGGCTGAAACAGGTCGCTGAGGCTTTAGGGCCGGAGGCGGTGATCCTGTCGACGCGCAAACTGGCGGAAGGCACGGAGATTGTCGCTGGTGTTGATGAAGCCGAATTCGCCCGCTTTGAAGCCAACCGTCCGGCGGCGCCCGATCCCAATGCCATCATCAAGGCGCATCCGCGCAGCGGTGATGGTCAGCCGAAACTGGATACCGAAAGCCTGAAAGGCTTGCTGGAAAACCTGGCTCCACACAGCCGTGCGGCCTTTGGTGATCTGGTACCGGACAATAGACCGAAGGCGATGCTGAGCGGACAAAACGACTCACCGCTGGCGCGTGCCATCGATGCCGAACAAAAAGCGCCGGCGCGAGTGCCGACCTTGGCGCAGGAACGCACGCACAACAAAGCCGAATCGGATGAGCAGTTGATGTCGCTGATGCGTCAGGAAATCGACAGTCTGAAACAGATGCTCAAACAACAGAGCGATTTCTTGCAGGCTCCAGTGGTGGGCCCGCAAACGCCGCAACTGGAACGCCTTGAAGGTCGGTTGCGTGCCATGGGTTTGAGTGACACCGTGCAGCGTTCGCTGCTGCGGCATTACGACCGCGAAGCCGCGCTCGACACTAATTGGCGTCGTCTGCTGGCGCGACTGGCCTCGGGTCTGTCGGTGCCGGTGTTCGATCCGCTGACCGAAGGCGGCGTTGTTGCGCTGTGTGGACCAACGGGTGCCGGTAAAACCACGACACTCGCCAAGCTGGCGGCGCGTGCGGTCAAACGCCGCGGCGCGGCAAAAGTGGCGGTCATCAGTACCGATTGTTACCAGTTGGGCGCGCAAGATACTTTGGCGTCGATTACTGAAATCCTGGGCGTTGAATACCGCGCTCTGGGTGAAGACGATAGCCTGGCTGACACCTTGGATGAATTGTCGAATACCCATCTGGTGTTGATCGACACCAGCGGCAGCAGCGATGCGCTGCAATACTGGCGCCGCCAGGTGATTGAATCCGGTCTGGATGCGCGCATTCAAAGCGTGCTGGTCATGCCGGCAACGGCGACCGGCGACAGTCTGAATCAGTTTGTGCAGGCGTTCCCCAGTCAGCGACTGAGTGGCGCCATTATCACCAAGCTGGATGAAGCGCCTTGTTTCGGCAGTGTCTTCGACAGCTTGCTGCGTCACCGCTGGCCTTTGTGGTACAACACCGATGGCCAACGCATCCCGCAGGACATCGACAGTGTCGATCCGGTGCGTCTGGTTAAACGCCTGGCGCGTGCGCTGGAAGACACCCGGTCGGGCCTCGATAGGCCAGGACTCGCACAGGCGAGCTGATACAGCAACGTCAAAGATGACGGCAATTGCCTATACTGGGCCAACGGAGTTGAACGAGCGAATGAGTGGTTTGAAACCGATACAGGTACTGGCAGTCACCGGTGGTAAAGGTGGCGTGGGGAAAAGCAACGTATCCGTCAACATGGCGGTCGCCCTGGCGGAACAAGGCAAGCGCGTGGTCTTGTTGGATGCCGATTTGGGCTTGGCCAACATCGACGTTTTGCTGGGCGTTTCCTCCGGTCGCAACATTGCCGATGTCCTGTCCGGTGAGGCTGAACTGCGCGATATTCTGGTACCCGGACCGGGCGGTATTCGCATCATTCCGGCGTCGTCCGGAACGCAGCGGATGGCCAACCTGGGTGAAGCGGAACACGCTGGCATCATCGGTGCGTTCAGCGAATTGGGTGACGAGATGGATGTACTGATCGTCGATACCGCTGCCGGTATTTCGCGCACCGTGACGTCGTTTGTCCGGGCCGCTCAGGAAACCTTAATGGTGGTGACCGACGAACCTACGTCGGTGACCGATGCCTATGCCTTGATTAAGGTGTTGAACCGCGACTGCAAGATGGACCGATTCCGTGTACTGGCCAATATGGTCCGCACGCCCACGGAAGGTCAGGCGCTGTTCAATAAATTGTCGAAGGTCACGGACCGTTTTCTGGACGTGACACTTCAATACGTCGGCTCCGTACCCATGGATGAATCGGTGCGTAAGGCCGTCCAGCGCCAGAAGGCGGTGATCGAAGCGTATCCGCGGTCCAAAGCCGCGATCGCCTATCGGTCACTGGCCCAGAAGGTTGCAACCTGGCCTTTGCCCACCACACCCCGGGGTAATCTGGAGTTTTTTGTGGAGCGGCTGGTCCAGGGGACTACTGGAGTCGCCTGACATGTCGGTGCAGCAATACACTATGTATCAGACCGAAAAGAAGGTCGATTACGACCGCCTGGTAGCCGAGCAGGGTGTGCTGGTGAAACGCATCGCCCACCATTTGCTGGCGCGTTTACCGGAAAGCGTCCAACTCGAAGACCTCGTGCAATCGGGCATGATCGGCCTGTTTGAGGCTGCACAGAACTACGATCACACCAAGGGTGCGAGTTTCGAGACTTACGCGGGCATCCGCATTCGCGGCGCCATGCTCGATGAAGTGCGCAAAGGCGATTGGATTCCACGTTCGGTACACCGCAATTCCCGTCGCATTGCCGACGCCATTCGTGAAATTGAAATGCGCGAAGGCCGCGACGCCCAGGATCAGGAAGTGGCGGCGCTGCTGGAAATGAGCCTCGACGACTACTATTCGCTGCTCAAAGACACCCAGGGCTCGCGTCTGTTCAGCTTTGAAGAACTGATGGAGCAGGGCAATGGCGACCTGCAGGATTTTCAGGTCGGCAACAGCCAGCATTCAGCGCCACACTTTGAAGTGGAATCGGATCAGCGCAATCACCAGTTGGCCGAAGCCATCAAACAATTGCCTGAACGCGAACAGTTGGTGCTGTCGCTGTATTACGACGAAGAGCTCAATCTCAAGGAAATTGGCGCCGTGCTGGGCGTCAGTGAATCCCGCATCAGTCAGATCCACACCCAGGCGGCTATGCGCCTGCGCGCCCGCATGAGCGAGTGGTAAGCCCGCCCGTCTACCCGGCTGTATCACAGCCACTGTTGGGGTAGACTAGGCGGCTTCCGGACGCTCTAAACTATCGCGATCACCGGTCGATACAGACGCCAGTAGGCCTTGACGAGTCTTACGCGTGCTGTGCCAGGAAACTGCTGTTTTGACGCAGTCTGAATGGTAAAGCGCCGCGCTTCCCGTCGGTCGGCTGAAAGGCGTCCTCAAGACTGGATAGCCGGTTGCCAGCGTCTATCATTAAGAAGGCAGTAAGCAGTTTGTCGGGTGAGGCTAGAGGAGGTCATCTTGGACAAGAACATGAAAATCCTGGTTGTTGACGATTTTTCAACGATGCGCCGTATCGTTAAGAATCTGCTGCGCGACCTGGGCTTCAGCAATACCCATGAAGCAGACGATGGCTCCAGTGCATGGCCGATGTTGCAAAGCAGCGACTTCGACTTTGTGGTCACAGACTGGAATATGCCTGGCATGACCGGCATTGAGCTGTTGAAGAAAATTCGTTCAGACGATCGTCTGAAATCCATTCCCGTCTTGATGGTAACCGCCGAAGCCAAGCGCGATCAGATCGTTGCGGCCGCTCAGGCAGGCGTCAATGGCTACGTTGTCAAACCGTTCACCGCTGCCGCGCTGAAAGAGAAGATCGACAAGATCTTCGAACGGGTAGACGGCTGATAGCCAGTGTTAAAGGTTGACCAAAGAGGCCGCTATGGCTGATTCAGACGACAAAAAGTTATCACCGCAATTTCAAGAAACGCTTAAAGCCATGGTGCCGGCCCTGTTGGAACAGGTTGAGCACGGCAACATGGACGAAGCGGTTGCCATTTTGGTCAAGCTGCAGCAGGCCCGAACGGAGCATTTCGCCGGAACTGCGTTTTCAGATCTGTTGAAAGAAAAAGCCGCTGAACTGCACCAGCGCATTGAGGCCGGTGAAACGGACTCGGCGCTGGAGACCTTGCAAGAGCTGCAAGACGCGCGGGATCGCGGTTTGTATCAGGAAGTCGGCCGGCTCACCCGGGCGCTGCACAGCGCCATCACCAACTTCCACATCGATGCACGCCCTGGCGAAGCCGTCCAGGAACTCTCGGACATGAGCGAAGCAACGGACCGCCTGGGTTACGTCGTGACCATGACCGAGAAAGCGGCCAATACCACCTTGGATCTGGTCGAGGAAAGCATGCCGGTGGCCGGTGCGCTGACCGAGGAATCCGGTCGCTTGAAAACGGAATGGAAGCGTCTGGTGGATCGCGACATGAGCGCCGAAGAATTTCGCACGCTCTATTGGCAGTTGGATGAATTTTTCACGCTGCTGAACGATCAGTCGCAAACCTTGTACAACAACCTGTCGAGCATTTTGCTGGCGCAGGATTTTCAGGATTTGACCGGACAG
This window harbors:
- the flhA gene encoding flagellar biosynthesis protein FlhA; protein product: MAFIDNVRGLGSQVRNLDRGAVLSSTRTNAKLMTQRIVGVPLMLLLVLGLMTLPVPPFVLDSFFTFNIALSIVVLLVTIYVLRPLDFAVFPSIILVATLLRLALNVASTRVVLLYGHEGGDAAGQVIEAFGEVLIGGNYAVGFIVFAILMIINFVVVTKGAGRVSEVSARFTLDAMPGKQMAIDADLNAGLIDAETAKTRRAEIAQEADFYGSMDGASKFVRGDAVAGILILAINIFGGLAIGMLQHGLEFGQAVERYALLTIGDGLVAQIPSLLLSVAAAIMVTRNSNSQEMGEQILHQMFSTPRALSVAAFLIFVMGILPGMPHFVFLTLAFICMIGALVILYRQKVAAGESFFPGVPPASAGSSPTSRAKGGSVEPGAPPVANVESDTKELSWDDVQPVDIVGLEVGYRLIPLVDRSQGGQLLGRIKGIRKKLSQDLGFLVPSIHIRDNLDLMPNAYRLTLMGVGIAEAEVYPDRDMAINPGQVFGSLDGIKTKDPAFGLEAVWIESTLRDRAQTLGYTVVDASTVVATHVNHLLHQHAYELLGHEEAQQMLDILSKKSPKLADELVPNTLSLSQLLKVLQNLLMEEVSVRDLRTIAESLTNLQPKSQDIGVLTGAARMGLSRMIVQGIVGNDKEIPVITLDRGLEQLLQKTVQQAGSDGNLDGVTLEPGMAERLQQSLQETSQRLEGEGKPSILLVSGGIRMLLARFVRHGLPGLKVLSFQEIPDNKHITIVATVGGQ
- the flhF gene encoding flagellar biosynthesis protein FlhF, yielding MKVKRFVVASMQVGLKQVAEALGPEAVILSTRKLAEGTEIVAGVDEAEFARFEANRPAAPDPNAIIKAHPRSGDGQPKLDTESLKGLLENLAPHSRAAFGDLVPDNRPKAMLSGQNDSPLARAIDAEQKAPARVPTLAQERTHNKAESDEQLMSLMRQEIDSLKQMLKQQSDFLQAPVVGPQTPQLERLEGRLRAMGLSDTVQRSLLRHYDREAALDTNWRRLLARLASGLSVPVFDPLTEGGVVALCGPTGAGKTTTLAKLAARAVKRRGAAKVAVISTDCYQLGAQDTLASITEILGVEYRALGEDDSLADTLDELSNTHLVLIDTSGSSDALQYWRRQVIESGLDARIQSVLVMPATATGDSLNQFVQAFPSQRLSGAIITKLDEAPCFGSVFDSLLRHRWPLWYNTDGQRIPQDIDSVDPVRLVKRLARALEDTRSGLDRPGLAQAS
- a CDS encoding MinD/ParA family protein, whose product is MSGLKPIQVLAVTGGKGGVGKSNVSVNMAVALAEQGKRVVLLDADLGLANIDVLLGVSSGRNIADVLSGEAELRDILVPGPGGIRIIPASSGTQRMANLGEAEHAGIIGAFSELGDEMDVLIVDTAAGISRTVTSFVRAAQETLMVVTDEPTSVTDAYALIKVLNRDCKMDRFRVLANMVRTPTEGQALFNKLSKVTDRFLDVTLQYVGSVPMDESVRKAVQRQKAVIEAYPRSKAAIAYRSLAQKVATWPLPTTPRGNLEFFVERLVQGTTGVA
- a CDS encoding RNA polymerase sigma factor FliA; translated protein: MYQTEKKVDYDRLVAEQGVLVKRIAHHLLARLPESVQLEDLVQSGMIGLFEAAQNYDHTKGASFETYAGIRIRGAMLDEVRKGDWIPRSVHRNSRRIADAIREIEMREGRDAQDQEVAALLEMSLDDYYSLLKDTQGSRLFSFEELMEQGNGDLQDFQVGNSQHSAPHFEVESDQRNHQLAEAIKQLPEREQLVLSLYYDEELNLKEIGAVLGVSESRISQIHTQAAMRLRARMSEW
- the cheY gene encoding chemotaxis response regulator CheY is translated as MDKNMKILVVDDFSTMRRIVKNLLRDLGFSNTHEADDGSSAWPMLQSSDFDFVVTDWNMPGMTGIELLKKIRSDDRLKSIPVLMVTAEAKRDQIVAAAQAGVNGYVVKPFTAAALKEKIDKIFERVDG
- a CDS encoding protein phosphatase CheZ; amino-acid sequence: MADSDDKKLSPQFQETLKAMVPALLEQVEHGNMDEAVAILVKLQQARTEHFAGTAFSDLLKEKAAELHQRIEAGETDSALETLQELQDARDRGLYQEVGRLTRALHSAITNFHIDARPGEAVQELSDMSEATDRLGYVVTMTEKAANTTLDLVEESMPVAGALTEESGRLKTEWKRLVDRDMSAEEFRTLYWQLDEFFTLLNDQSQTLYNNLSSILLAQDFQDLTGQVINKVTSLVKEVEASLVDLVFMASQVDEITGIVREGPEVVAEPTEVSDKGEGPQINANAEGVVSSQDDVDDLLSSLGF